In the genome of Nonomuraea sp. NBC_00507, the window GCTCGGCCTTCCGACGACTGCCCGCTCGGCGGGAGCGGACGGTGAACCCAGCCGTCCACGCGCCGCCGATCACCATCAGCACCAGGGCGATCAGCCCGGCCGCGTCCTGCGCGCTGCCCGACGGGGTGATCATCGCCTCGCCGAGATAGACCCCTGCCGAAGCCACCGGGAGCGTGATGACCAGAGCAGGCACGGAACGGCGGGCAGGCTCCGCGAGCCCCACCAGGTAGGCGGCCAACCCCGCTGAGATGTACGGCTCGCGCGTCAGGTCGAGGATCGACGCGCTGGTGACGGCGGCGAGCACGACGCCGAGGACCGGCAACGGCCACCGGCGGCGCACCGCGATGGGCAGCCCAGCCGCCGCCGCGACGACCCAGGCCAGCCACGCTGGACCGCTGTAGGCAGGCAAGCCGTCCGTGGCGGGCGTGCGCGCGAAATCCAGGTAGGTCACGGTCACAGCTACGGCTGCCACCAAATCGACGACATACGGGAGCCGTTTCATGCGCCGACCGTATCGTTCCACGTCACCCCGCCTGCCCCAGCACGATCATCAGCCCGAGCGCGGCCAGCGTGATGGGCACCCATCGCAGCACGGCTGCCCTGCTTGGCCGCGGGGGAGCGTTCAGTACGGCCAAGCCGTACGAAACAAACGCGATCGCGAGCCCGGCCAAGGCCACCAGGGACAGCGGTGTGGTGCCCTTCAGCACTCCGAGCGGCAGAGCCGCCGCCGACGCCAGGGCCAACGCACGGATCGGGCCGAGCACTCCGGCGCGCCAGGCACCGAACGCCAAGATCGGCCAACCTGCCAGGATGGCGACATTGAGGAACGACAGCGGCTGGAAGGCGCCGTACGTCTCTGACACCACCTTCGTGGCGGCGTCCGCGCCCACGGCGTCGGTCAGCCGGAACGCCATGTGGTCGGCGCCCGCGTGTAAGACCCGGGCGAACAGCCCTGACATGGTGAAGAGCCCGCCCACCAGCCCCCATCCCGAGCCGATCGTGGCGGCGAGCAGAGCCACGGCCGGCCAGAGCAGGAACGTGCCGACCGCGATCAGGGTGTAGGAGGTGGTCAGCAGCGCGGGCTCACTCTCGTGCGCGGCGAGCTGAGCGGGGAAGAAGAAGTCGTACGGCACGCGCAACAGGGCCCCTGTCAGGAGGAACAGCGGTGCCAGCACCATGGTCACGCCACTGACCCAGCGGCCGGGAAAGGTGGATGTCATGTCCACGACTCTCTCGCGGGGGCTCGCCTGGGGCATCGGACCGTGGCTGGCTCTTTTGCGTCAGACCTGGGTATGACGTGGCCCCGGCCTGGGCGTACCGGCCGCTTTTAGCGCGGCGCGGTACGCGGTGGCGGGCAGCCCGAGCTCGGTGGCCAGGACGACGGCTTGGGTCACGAGCTCGGTGAGCCAGGCGGGTTGTGTGGCGTTCGGCCTCGCGGATCAGATTCCCGCGGCGCTCTTGAGGAGAACGACGCCGCCAATAATGGCGGCGAACGAGCCGAGCTTGGCGAAGGTGATCTTCTCCTTGTAGATGAGGGCGCCGAGAATGACCGTGCCGATAGAGCCGACGCCGGTCCAGATGGTGTAGCCGACGCCGACGTCCAGCGTCTTGAGCGCCAGGCTGAGGGTGAAGATGCCGCCAGCGGCCGACAGCAGCGTGAAGATCGACGGCCAGAGGCGGGTGAAGCCCTTGGTGGCGTTGGTGCCGAGGGCGAAGCCGATCTCGAAGACGATCGCGATGGAGAGGTAGATCCAGGCCATGATGACGTTTCCTCAGTTGGTGATGGTCAGGCGGCGGTCGGCTTGCCCGCGGAGAGGCGGTCGGAGAGCTTGAGGCCCAGCACGCCGCCGATGATCAGGACGAAGGCCAGCGCCTTCCCGATGGTGATCTCCTCACCGAAGATCACGGCACCCAGCACGACCGTGCCGACCGAGCCGATGCCGGTCCAGACGGTGTAGCCGACGCCGACGTCCAGCGTCTTCAGCGCCAGGCTCAGGAAGAAGATCCCGCCGACCGCCGCGGCGGCCGTGAGCAACGACGGCCACAGCTGGGTGAAACCCTCGGTGGCGTTGGTGGCCAGGGCGAAGACGACTTCGAAGACGGCCGCTATGAGCAGGTACATCCAGGCCATCGAGACTCCTATTTGTATGTATGTGCAAATGATTTACCGACGGGAAGGATGTTGCATGTACATGTATGCTTCTGTCAAGCCAGTCTCAAGAACCACGAGGTCCCATGGCCCCCACAGCGCCCGTCCCGGTCCCCGCGCCGCCCGTTTCGGACATCACCGCCACCTGGCAGCGCATTCTTCTGCTGCACGCCCACGTGGAGAGCAAACTCGCCACCGCGCTGCAGCGAAGGCACGGCATCGGCCTGTCAGAGTTCCGTGCGCTCGGCCACCTCGCCGCCTCCCCCACCAGCGAACTGCGCATGCAGGAGTTGGCCGACAAGGTCGGGCTCAACCAGAGTTCGGTGACCCGCCTGGTGGCGCGACTGAACGCGGCGGACTTCGCCTACCGGGATCTGTGCCCGGATGACAAGCGCGGCGTCTACACGGTCATTACCGAGACGGGCCGGGCTAGATACGCCGAGGCGAGCCGCACCTACGAGGAGACCCTGAGAGCCGCTTTGGAGGAAGAGGGACAGGCGGACCCGCAACTCGCCGCCGCCCTTACGGTGCTGGGCGCCGCGCACTGAGGGCCCTCGGCCCGACCGAGCAGGCCCTGTCCTGGTGGCTGTCTCCGCCGCCCATTGAAGAGCGACGGAGGAGAGTGTGCGCCCCGCCACCGCTCACGGCTTCAGCTTGAGCCTCTTCCTCGACGCACCCGGGAACACGACGACCAGGTGCTCCTCCCCTGCATCGCCGACCCGCACGTAGACACGGAGCCGGTAGCGGCCCTTACCCGCGATCGCCAGGTTCGGCATCGGGGCACCCGCGCCCACCTCTCCGCCCTCGCCCATGTACGGCACGGTGAGCCGGCCGCTGCGGCTGACGATCGACACCTCGTTGACCTGATCCCACCCGGCCGTCCGCTGTGGCGGCGCGGTGCGGAAGGCCTTCACCGTAAGGCACAGATCAGAGACGTCTTCGACGTGCCCGATGAGCACCGCGCTGCCGGCCACCCCGACGAGGGTGCTGTCGTCGTAAACCTTGTCCATCGCCTGCTCCGCCGCCTCGTCGGCGGCTTCGTCGTCGGGATCGTGGACCAGATAGCCGGGATCGCCGTCGACGAACAGGAAGTAGTTGGCCGTGGCCTGAACGACACCCTTCGTCCGGGCCCACGGGTCGCGGCACTTCGCGTTCTCCTCGGCGATATAGGCGGCGTTCGCCGCCTCCGTCTCCGTGGTCGACCGCAGCAGCTCGGGATGGGTGGCACCGACGATCTCCGGGCAGACGTAGACGAGGTCCCACGGGTCCACGCCCCAGGCGGGCCGCGTGCTCCCGGCCCGCGTCAGAATCGCCTCCTGCTCCTCGCGGTCCTTTGCACGGCACAGCGCCCGCCCGTACGCGAGGATCCCCTGGTCCGACATGCTGTCCGGGAACATGGGCGGGATTCCGGCCTCTGTGCTCCGCGCCCGGCACAGGAACGCGGCGTTGCGTTCCGCAGGTTTCAGGTCGCCGAAGCTGGGCCGGTCATAGCAGCCCATCGACCGGCCGGTGTAGGTGAGGTGCGCGGCCTGCTCCGGGTGGATCATTGCGATGATCGGCAGTACGGCCACGGCCGCCACCGCGACGCGGATCACGCGCCGCCGCGCCGGCGGAAGGTCCGCCGGGCGGTCCTCAGCGGGCAGTTCACGGGCGGTCGCCGCGATCCACACGATGGGGACGAGCCCCACCGCGTCCATCATGACCACCATCGCCGGATTGCCGCTGAAGATCCTTTCGGAGAGAAGGTTGAGCGGGATCACCAGCGCGTAAAAGCCCGCCGACAACCACCCGGCGACCTGCGTGCCGCGGCTCCACCGGCCGTCGCGCCGCTGCCCGACGACCGTGATGATGGTCGCCGCCACTCCGCTCAGCATCAAGCCCAGCTCGAGAATGCTGCCCGGTCCAAGCTCTGGGAGGTCGAGTTCGCCGAGCAGCGCATTGGCCATCCCGGCCAGCTCGACCGCGAACATCGCTCCGGCCGCCGCGCGCAGCACGCGGGACCGCCAGCGGATAACGAGCAGGTAGAGGACGTCGATCGCGGTCCACAGCGCGAGCTGGAATGCCGCCTCGACCGCGTCGGGGAGCAGCCCGATCGGATACCACAGCACGAGGGCGTACGCCACCGCCAGATACAGCAGTCGGCGCAGCGCCTTCGCCCGGCGGTCCAGCGGCCCCGGAGCGGGGGCACGCAGGATCAGCCACAGGAGCGCGGCCTTCACCAGGGCGGCCACGAGCAGCGCCACAACCGTCGGGGTGTCAAACCCACCGCGCGCGTAGAACTCCGCATAGGTCGGCGGCGTCCATTCGACGGCCACCCAGAGCCAGGTGTCGCCGAGCACCAGGCCCGCGACCGCCGCCGCAAGAACCAGGCCGACTAATCCAATCCTGGTAATCCGCCATAAACTATCCGGAAGCATGGGACGCGATCTTAGCGCGGCATCGCCGGGCAGGCGGGCACAGCGGAACGAGCGGTCCCTCCCCGCCGATCCCGCAAGGCAGAGCCAGCCACGATCATCCCGGAGCCTGCGGATTAAAAGACCGACCTTGGCTTGTTGCGGATGATTCAGTACAGTTCAACGGGCATGCGCGGTCCATCCTGAACGACACTAAACTCTCCAGAACCGCAACTGGAAATGCAACTGGGCGGGCGCTGACTCAGCGTGCCTCCCGGCCTCGATCAATCTCGCTACACTCCGTCTGGCCGAAATTGTCGGTGACGGACTCTATGCTTCCCGCCCATGAGCAGGGACGAGTCTTCTACCGTGCACACGAAACGGATGGACGTGGAGGTGGAGGACTGTGGTCAGGTCTACCTCCTGGATCGGGGCGACTACGAGGTCGCCGACAGGCCAGATGGCTCACCGAGCCTCTCCGTTGGGCTCATCAATGTGGAGGGGAGAGGCGTCGCACGCCTGAACATCGCCACGCAGTGGGGGGTGATTCCCTTCACGGTGACTGTCGCCGACCGGGATCCGGGCGCTGACCTTGACGGCTATGAGGAGATCGTGGAGATCAGTTTCGAGTCCCCGTCGGGCGAGGTCTTCCTGGTGGGGTGGCTCATGGATTGGGACGACGAAAAGGCACACAACCTTTCGCCGCTGCTTTCTGGTCCCGGCACGTACCGCTTGCGGTATCACGTCCGAGGAATGGATGAAGAGCGCTGCTGGGAAGATGACCACTACCTTCAGATATGGCCTGCGTCACAGCACGATTCTGCCGTGCTGAAAATTACGGGTGAAACCTTCCGGTATTTTCTGAAGCCTGAAACCTGACGTCAATCGAACCCGCGCTGTCAGCTTGGGAAATCGCAGGGATCTGGCATCTCCTCCTCAGCCGGATCTCGTAGTCGCCGGATCTCCGCGTAGATCTCCTGATCGCTGAGCACTGTGGCCACAGTCAGCCCCTGCGGCCCCGGTTCCTTGCGGCACTTGCCCCATGTGAAACAGAGTCCGGCCCACAGGTCGTTCAGCTCCTGTTGGATCGCATGGCGTTGCACTCTGCCAGAACCGATCCGGCGCCGTCCGCTTGGAAGTCAGAGAGATCATCAGCCGTTGCTCTGTGCTGCTGCCGTCAGCGTTGCCGTCAGTCCTGAGCTCTAGGCTCTGCTTATGAACGACCTAAGCCCCACAGGCGTAGAGCTGAGGACCGCCCGGCTGTTCCTGCGGCCCCCGACCGAAGCCGATATTGATGCGATCTTCGAGATTCACAAGGACCCCCAAACTAGCCTGCACAATCCCTCCGACGCGCTCGCCCAGCTCGACGAGGCAGAACAGCTCTATCAACGCTGGAACAACCAATGGCAGAGCTGTGGATACGGGTACTGGGTCGTCCAACGCCACGGTAGTGCCCAGCAACTCGGCTTCTGCGGAATTAAGCCCATGGAACTGCACGGCATGAAGGTCCTCAACCTCTTCTACCGCTTCGCCGTCTCCGCATGGGGCCGCGGCTACGCCAGTGAGGCCGCGACCGCGGTCGCCACCTGGGCATCCAAAACCGTCCCCGACCTCCCGCTAATCGCCCGCGTCAGGCCGGCCAACGTCGCCTCCCAACGCGTGGCGGTCCATGCCGGCCTGTCCCGGGCCGAACACCTCGACGAAAGCGGAGAGGACGGCCTCGATTGGA includes:
- a CDS encoding GNAT family N-acetyltransferase: MNDLSPTGVELRTARLFLRPPTEADIDAIFEIHKDPQTSLHNPSDALAQLDEAEQLYQRWNNQWQSCGYGYWVVQRHGSAQQLGFCGIKPMELHGMKVLNLFYRFAVSAWGRGYASEAATAVATWASKTVPDLPLIARVRPANVASQRVAVHAGLSRAEHLDESGEDGLDWIYAANLPGRTDHPRIPVGRG
- a CDS encoding DMT family transporter, encoding MAWMYLLIAAVFEVVFALATNATEGFTQLWPSLLTAAAAVGGIFFLSLALKTLDVGVGYTVWTGIGSVGTVVLGAVIFGEEITIGKALAFVLIIGGVLGLKLSDRLSAGKPTAA
- a CDS encoding MarR family winged helix-turn-helix transcriptional regulator, with protein sequence MAPTAPVPVPAPPVSDITATWQRILLLHAHVESKLATALQRRHGIGLSEFRALGHLAASPTSELRMQELADKVGLNQSSVTRLVARLNAADFAYRDLCPDDKRGVYTVITETGRARYAEASRTYEETLRAALEEEGQADPQLAAALTVLGAAH
- a CDS encoding DMT family transporter, which codes for MAWIYLSIAIVFEIGFALGTNATKGFTRLWPSIFTLLSAAGGIFTLSLALKTLDVGVGYTIWTGVGSIGTVILGALIYKEKITFAKLGSFAAIIGGVVLLKSAAGI